In Mus caroli chromosome 19, CAROLI_EIJ_v1.1, whole genome shotgun sequence, a genomic segment contains:
- the LOC110286123 gene encoding olfactory receptor 10W1-like: MTWENHSVLMEFVFLAYPNRLELRMLCFLGISLAYALIISGNILIMVSIQTETRLHTPMYYFLGSLSGIELCYTAVVVPHILANTLKSEKNITLLSCATQMVFFIGLGSADCFLLASMAYDRYVAICHPLQYPLIMTVTLCVRLVLASVVIGLVLSLQLVVFIFCLPFCQDRGIEHFFCDVPPVMRLVCATSHVHELSVLVAAALAIAVPFFFIATTYALIVAAVLKLHSAAGRHRAFNTCSSHLTVVLLQYGCCAFMYLRPNSSYHPKKDQFISLVYTLGTPFLNPLIYTLRNNEMKGAIEKVLTRNYFSQKIIQ; this comes from the coding sequence ATGACCTGGGAAAACCACTCAGTATTGATGGAGTTTGTGTTCCTTGCCTATCCCAATCGCCTAGAACTTCGTATGCTCTGCTTCCTTGGAATAAGCCTGGCTTATGCATTGATCATCTCCGGGAATATCCTCATTATGGTCTCCATCCAGACAGAAACACGTCTACATACACCCATGTACTATTTCCTGGGCAGCCTATCAGGAATAGAACTATGTTACACTGCAGTGGTGGTGCCACATATCCTGGCAAACACCCTGAAGTCAGAGAAAAACATTACTCTGCTGAGCTGTGCCACTCAGATGGTCTTCTTTATTGGACTTGGTAGTGCTGACTGCTTCCTCCTGGCTTCCATGGCCTATGACAGATATGTTGCCATCTGTCATCCTTTACAGTACCCTCTTATCATGACTGTAACACTTTGTGTTCGCTTGGTTCTGGCTTCGGTGGTCATTGGCTTGGTCTTGTCCTTACAGCTTGTGGTCTTCATCTTCTGTCTACCATTCTGTCAGGACAGAGGAATAGAACATTTCTTTTGTGATGTGCCACCAGTGATGCGTCTCGTATGTGCCACAAGTCATGTCCATGAGCTCTCTGTGCTAGTGGCCGCTGCATTAGCCATTGCTGTGCCTTTCTTTTTCATTGCCACTACATATGCCTTGATCGTGGCTGCTGTGCTCAAACTCCACTCAGCAGCTGGTCGTCACAGGGCCTTCAACACCTGTTCTTCCCACCTCACTGTAGTATTGTTGCAGTATGGCTGCTGTGCCTTCATGTACCTGCGCCCGAACTCTAGCTACCACCCCAAGAAAGATCAGTTCATCTCTCTGGTGTACACACTGGGAACCCCATTCCTCAACCCTCTCATCTACACTCTGAGGAACAATGAAATGAAAGGGGCCATAGAGAAGGTTCTTACCAGAAATTATTTCTCCCAGAAAATTATACAATAG